Proteins encoded in a region of the Fusarium falciforme chromosome 6, complete sequence genome:
- a CDS encoding HRXXH domain-containing protein, giving the protein MMFKSTTVAALLFGATIASPIVPREEAATQTAEAPKATESAGAYDWAEGWKKTYPIHQSCNSTLHRQLANGLDEAVQLAQHAKDHILRFGHKSEFVQKYFGNVSTSQPIGWYERIINADKTGMLFRCDDPDRNCATQDEWAGHWRGDNATTETVICPLSFEIRRNLDQVCNRGYTVAASKLNTYWATDLMHRILHVPTVSEEVVDHFASAYTEVTALAKKDPSQSVIDSNTLQFFAIDVYAYDIAAPGVGCTGEPVEEEKKEASKTTGAATPSATKEAPKECHTHDDGVVHCS; this is encoded by the exons ATGATGTTCAAGTCCACCACCGTCGCGGCCCTCCTCTTCGGAGCCACCATCGCCTCCCCCATCGTCCCCCGCGAGGAGGCCGCCACCCAGACCGCCGAGGCCCCCAAGGCCACTGAGTCTGCCGGAGCCTACGACTGGGCTGAGGGCTGGAAGAAGACGTACCCCATTCACCAGTCCTGCAACTCTACCCTGCACCGTCAGCTCGCCAACGGCCTCGACGAGGCTGTTCAGCTGGCTCAGCACGCCAAGGACCATATCCTGCGCTTCGGCCACAAGTCCGAGTTTGTCCAGAAGTACTTTGGCAATGTTTCGACTTCTCAGCCTATTGGCTGGTACGAGCGCATCATCAACGCCGACAAGACCGGCATGCTCTTCCGCTGCGACGACCCTGACCGCAACTGCGCTACCCAGGACG AGTGGGCTGGCCACTGGCGAGGTGACAACGCTACTACCGAGACCGTCATCTGCCCTCTCTCGTTCGAGATCCGCCGCAACCTCGACCAGGTGTGCAACCGTGGCTACAccgtcgccgcctccaagCTCAACACTTACTGGGCCACTGACCTAATGCACCGCATCCTCCACGTCCCCACCGTCAGCGAGGAGGTTGTCGACCACTTCGCCTCGGCCTACACCGAGGTCACTGCCCTCGCCAAGAAGGACCCCTCCCAGAGCGTCATCGACAGCAACACCCTCCAGTTCTTTGCCATCGACGTCTACGCCTACGACATTGCCGCCCCTGGTGTTGGCTGCACTGGTGAGcccgtggaggaggagaagaaggaggctaGCAAGACCACTGGCGCTGCTACCCCCTCTGCTACCAAGGAGGCTCCCAAGGAGTGCCACACTCACGACGACGGCGTTGTCCACTGCTCTTAG